A genomic stretch from Edaphobacter aggregans includes:
- a CDS encoding DUF5597 domain-containing protein — MRFRLRVLPAILILLGLNAKTLRSQETLPHLEKRGEATQLIVDGQPFIMLSGELHNSSSSSLAYMEPSWPKLAAMSLNTVVTPISWELVEPTEGHYDFALIDGLLAQARQHHQRVVFLWLASWKNGESSYPPVWVKREAHRFPRAMRNGNPINTLSTLSPATLDADARAFTAVMQHLKEVDSKDHTVIMMQVENEVGILGDTRDHSAAANQAFNSTVPAELITYLKTHKDTLDPELRDLWVANGQKTSGTWAQVFGNTSRADEIFMAWNYARYVQTVAAKGKAAYPLPMYVNAWLAGENSTPGDYPSGGPQPRVIDIWKAAGSAIDIYAPDLYQPNFTWWSNRYHRPDNPLFIPETVGGAAGAANVFYAIGEHGALGFSPFAIDDFDEANKDLANSYSVLTPLLPIILEQQPKANVHGFLLDQTHPSVEFPINGYIAHVSLDQIFGYHSEKGFGLIAATGPDEFIGAGKGFRVSFTSRSSNPRVGIASIDEGKFESGKWIPGRRLNGDENDQGNYWRFDPRQIRTEKATVYQFE; from the coding sequence CTCCGGTGAGCTTCACAACTCCAGCTCCTCCAGCCTCGCCTATATGGAGCCATCGTGGCCGAAGCTCGCAGCCATGTCGCTCAACACCGTCGTCACTCCCATCTCGTGGGAACTGGTCGAACCCACCGAGGGCCACTACGACTTCGCTCTCATCGACGGCCTCCTCGCGCAAGCCCGCCAGCATCACCAACGCGTCGTCTTCCTCTGGCTGGCCTCATGGAAGAACGGCGAATCCAGCTATCCACCCGTATGGGTCAAGCGCGAAGCGCACCGCTTTCCGCGCGCCATGCGAAACGGAAATCCCATCAACACCCTAAGCACGCTCTCCCCGGCAACTCTGGACGCCGACGCCCGCGCCTTCACCGCAGTCATGCAACACCTCAAGGAAGTCGACAGCAAAGACCACACCGTTATCATGATGCAGGTCGAAAACGAGGTCGGCATCCTGGGCGACACACGCGACCACTCCGCCGCTGCCAATCAGGCATTCAACTCCACCGTCCCCGCCGAACTCATCACCTACCTCAAAACCCACAAGGACACTCTCGACCCCGAGCTTCGAGATCTCTGGGTAGCCAACGGACAGAAGACCTCCGGCACATGGGCCCAGGTCTTCGGCAACACCTCCCGAGCTGACGAAATCTTCATGGCATGGAACTACGCCCGCTACGTCCAGACCGTAGCCGCCAAGGGCAAAGCCGCATATCCATTGCCCATGTACGTCAACGCATGGCTTGCAGGCGAAAACAGCACCCCCGGCGACTACCCAAGCGGTGGCCCGCAGCCACGCGTCATCGACATTTGGAAGGCCGCAGGCTCTGCCATCGACATCTACGCCCCCGATCTCTATCAACCCAACTTCACCTGGTGGTCCAACCGATACCACCGCCCGGACAATCCTCTCTTTATACCCGAAACCGTCGGTGGCGCTGCCGGTGCCGCTAACGTCTTCTACGCCATCGGGGAACACGGCGCTCTAGGCTTCTCCCCATTCGCCATCGACGACTTCGACGAAGCCAACAAGGACCTTGCTAACAGCTACAGTGTCCTCACCCCGTTGTTGCCCATCATCCTCGAACAGCAACCCAAAGCAAACGTACACGGCTTCCTCCTCGACCAAACCCACCCCTCCGTCGAGTTCCCCATTAACGGATACATCGCTCACGTAAGTCTCGACCAAATATTCGGCTACCACTCCGAAAAAGGCTTCGGCCTCATCGCGGCAACCGGTCCCGACGAATTCATCGGCGCAGGCAAAGGGTTCCGCGTTTCCTTCACATCCCGCTCATCCAACCCCCGCGTCGGCATCGCCTCCATCGACGAAGGAAAATTCGAATCAGGCAAATGGATTCCCGGCCGCCGCCTCAACGGCGACGAGAACGATCAGGGCAATTACTGGCGCTTCGACCCCCGTCAGATCCGAACCGAAAAAGCTACTGTTTACCAATTCGAATAG